The following DNA comes from Candidatus Thiodictyon syntrophicum.
CGCCGTCCGTCTCAAGGCCAGCCGGGACCGGGTGATCTCGGCCATGCGTGCCGGGGCGCGCCTGACGGGCCTGATCCAAGGGCCCGCGTTGGCCGACGTTCTTGGCGCCATCGGTGCCGACGGTGTGGCCCTGATCCGTGACCGTGAGCTGACCACCGGCGGCATTACGCCCGAGCCGACGCGGATCCGCGCCATCGTCGAGGGACTGATGGGCTGTTACCCGGACGACCCCTCCGGCGTCTTTCTGACCGATTGTCTCAGCCAGCATGTGCCAACCGCGGCGGACCTGGCGCCGACCGCGGCCGGGTTGGCCCTCTTCCCCCTGACGGGGCCCCCGCTCGTCAAGCTGATGTGGTTTCGCGGCGAGCAGGTGCGCCGGGTGGCCTGGGCCGGCAATCCGGACAAGGCGACGACCCTGGCCCCCGACGGTCGGCTCGGTCCGCGCAAGTCGTTCGCGGCCTGGATCGAGACCGTGCGCCAGCGCAGCCTGCCCTGGACCGCGGAGGAGGTGGAATCCGCCAGACACCTGACGGCCCTGGTGGACATCGAGCTGCACAAGACGGTCGAGGACGCCCTGCGTGCCAGTCTGGCCCACGTGCAGCGTCTCGAAGAGGCCCTGCGCGACCAGGCCCTGCGCGATCCGCTGACCGGACTCTTCAACCGCCGCTATCTGGACGCGACCCTGCCGCGCGAGATTGAACGCCGCGGTCGCTGTGAGGAGCCCCTGGCGGTCGCCGTGCTGGATCTCGACGGGTTCGAGGCGTTCAACGACACCCATGGACTCGCGGCCGGGGACCTGGCACTGCGCGCGATTGGGGGTCTGTTGCTCCGCTCACTGGGTGGGGGCGAGATCGCCTGCCGTTCCGGGGGCGGGGAGTTCACCCTGCTGCTGCCGAACGCCACCCTGGAACACGCCCGCGGCCGGCTCGAAGGGCTACGCCAGGCGCTTGCAGTGTTGCCTCTGCGCGGCGGCGGCGAGGAGTTTCCGCCCCTCTCGGCGTCCATCGGGGTCGCCGTGGCGGGGGGCGAGGACCGGGCCGCCACGGCCGCGGCGCTCCTGGCCCGGGCGGACGCGGCCCTGAACCAGGCCAAGGCGCAGGGGCGCAATCGGGTGGTTGTTGCGCACTAGGGGCATGGGGTCCCGGGTGGGGCAGCGCATTCGCGCGAACGCCGGACCGGCCGGGCACCGGTCTGCGCCGCCGAGCAATAGGATTGTGGCACTACTAATAGGGCGCTTGGACTGCCAATACGACCAACTGTATTAGTAGGACTCGCCGTGGGGAAGCGCGTCGCGGCTAGCGGTCGGCACGCGGGGCCTTGGGCGCCAGATCCCGAGAGTGAAACAGATTCAGACCCCAGTCGTCAAACGGGGCTGCAACCGGATGGCGAGTCGTGCTAGCCTTATCGAGGGCCGATGTCAGGTCCGCGGTTCACCCTATTGTAGAGGTATTTTATGCAGACTAATCGTTACGGCTTTCTCCGGCGCATTTTGCATTGGGTCGGGGCCCTGTCGGTCCTCGGTCTTCTCGCTGTCGGCATGTTGTTCTTTTTCTTCGGTGTCGAAGGTACTCAAAAGCTGTTCGGGCCCGACGTTCTGAAGTACCACAAGAGTTTCGGCGTCGTGGTGCTGATCGTGGGGGTGCTGGTCCTCTTCATGCGTCGCAGTAGCGGCATCCCGCCCTACGATCCGCCGCTGACCTTCCTGCTGCGGTGGCCGAGCAAGTTGGTCCATTGGCTCATGATCCTGGCGCTGATCGCCATGCCGATCCTCGGTTGGCTCGGTACCGCCGCCGCCGGCCATGAGGTTCAGTTCTTCAACTGGACCCTGCCGGGCATCATCGGCAAGAACGACGTCTGGGCCAAGACGCTCTTCCAGTACCATCTCCTGGTGGGTTGGGTGCTGATGGGTTTGGTTGGTGTGCATCTCCTCGGGGCCTTCGTGCACGGGAAGGTCGCGCACGACAATATCAACTCGCGGATGAGTCTGCTGTAAGGGGTCAGGTTGGACCCTCGGGTAGAGACCCGAGGTCCGACCTGGGGGGGCGCTGCCTGAGTCGGCGTCTCCCCGCGTTCTTGGCGACTGCTGCGGAGGGCAGCCGGGATGATCTACCCTCCCCGATGTCCCGGTGCTGTGCTTAAACGCTTCCCTCGGATTGACCAAACAGGCACGGAAGGTGCGAAATTACTGGTCCCGAAGACTGACGCCCGATGCCAGATCAGCACTAAACGGCAACGTTTTTTTTCGGCGTATCTGAGTTAAGAACAGGTCCAGAAAGGGGGCGGCGTCGCCTGGTGGGCCGCGTCGCTCACAGATCGGCCCGGCTGTCGATCCGGTCCAGCGCGACGTCGCGCAGTATCGCCTTGATCAGCTCCCGGCAGCCGTCTTCACGATCAAATGACTTACCGCGCCGCGCCGCGCCGAAGAAGCGTGCCAAGTCGCGCTGTTGTTGCGTACTCAGGGACTCGGTGAAGCCCTTGGACGGGATCTCCTTGTCCGGTACCCGGTCGGGCGCCGCCTCATCGGCGGCCTGGCGGCCGTGTGCCCAGTTCATGGCCCGGGCGCTGTAAAGGATGATGCGGTCGAGCAGTATGAACGGGAACTTGGGGTTGGTGACCGGACCCACGGTGAAGCGCTGGGTGCCGGCTGCCTGTTCGATATCGAGCTTG
Coding sequences within:
- a CDS encoding diguanylate cyclase, which produces MESSFNPVAPLPDLGVCDREPIHIPGSIQPHGCLLALSGRHLRIVQASCTCEPLLGVAPSGLLGRELANTLGAELHRSVQEGLARHRIMPAVAGGFAWQVPGTGLTLAGYVHQSGDLTVLELEPLAGDDPAGAADPAPAMAALHWVRAESGLEAKAQSAAALLQQLTGFDRVMVYRFDADWHGEVIAESRGLPQESYLGLHYPASDIPAQARRLYLVNPTRVIADRDAVQSPIIALPPAPGAAAGPPLDLTKSLLRSVSPVHLEYLRNMGVRASLSSALIRDGALWGLIACHHGQPRRLGRGLRELLGWMVQDLATQLALAEEVRTRHYAVRLKASRDRVISAMRAGARLTGLIQGPALADVLGAIGADGVALIRDRELTTGGITPEPTRIRAIVEGLMGCYPDDPSGVFLTDCLSQHVPTAADLAPTAAGLALFPLTGPPLVKLMWFRGEQVRRVAWAGNPDKATTLAPDGRLGPRKSFAAWIETVRQRSLPWTAEEVESARHLTALVDIELHKTVEDALRASLAHVQRLEEALRDQALRDPLTGLFNRRYLDATLPREIERRGRCEEPLAVAVLDLDGFEAFNDTHGLAAGDLALRAIGGLLLRSLGGGEIACRSGGGEFTLLLPNATLEHARGRLEGLRQALAVLPLRGGGEEFPPLSASIGVAVAGGEDRAATAAALLARADAALNQAKAQGRNRVVVAH
- a CDS encoding cytochrome b, translated to MQTNRYGFLRRILHWVGALSVLGLLAVGMLFFFFGVEGTQKLFGPDVLKYHKSFGVVVLIVGVLVLFMRRSSGIPPYDPPLTFLLRWPSKLVHWLMILALIAMPILGWLGTAAAGHEVQFFNWTLPGIIGKNDVWAKTLFQYHLLVGWVLMGLVGVHLLGAFVHGKVAHDNINSRMSLL